In Myxococcales bacterium, one genomic interval encodes:
- a CDS encoding ATP-binding cassette domain-containing protein, translating to MLSPTSGEVYLDGEPTSRLREAHRAEVRRRKVGFLFQDLQLIDALTALENVLLPEVPLHAVTRAREDRAMGLLRRFGVDHLAATPARSLSGGERQRVGSPAPALRSRLVLDEPTAHLDDARTRIRGRARRHEGRRPRHPRRQPRHARRLAPRGHSGPRAGRWRLDT from the coding sequence ATGCTCTCCCCGACCTCCGGCGAGGTGTACCTCGACGGCGAGCCCACCTCCCGGCTCCGCGAGGCACACCGGGCGGAGGTGCGACGGCGCAAGGTGGGGTTCTTGTTCCAAGACCTCCAGCTCATCGACGCCCTCACCGCGCTCGAGAACGTGCTGCTCCCCGAGGTGCCGCTCCACGCCGTCACGCGGGCTCGGGAGGATCGCGCCATGGGGCTCCTGCGGCGCTTTGGGGTCGATCACCTCGCCGCCACCCCCGCGCGCTCGCTGTCGGGCGGCGAGCGGCAGCGCGTGGGCTCGCCCGCGCCTGCTCTTCGATCCCGCCTCGTGCTCGACGAGCCCACCGCCCACCTGGACGACGCCCGGACGCGGATCCGGGGACGAGCTCGTCGCCATGAAGGCCGAAGGCCGCGCCATCCTCGTCGCCAGCCACGACACGCGCGTCGCCTCGCACCCCGCGGTCACTCGGGTCCTCGTGCTGGCCGATGGCGCCTTGACACCTGA
- a CDS encoding glycosyltransferase family 4 protein has translation MPELYALADLMVLPSHGEGLPLGVQEAMLSGASVVVSDDPAFRDGLTGMPGVRFARTAEELLAASRLTLASPTPRAWVREAAAARWGLEPFLDAYERARVAPEGMSTRNPCRIWRLNRAIDYCD, from the coding sequence ATGCCGGAGCTCTACGCGCTCGCCGACCTGATGGTGCTTCCGTCGCACGGCGAGGGGCTGCCGCTCGGCGTGCAGGAGGCCATGCTCTCAGGAGCGAGCGTCGTCGTGTCGGACGACCCCGCGTTCCGCGACGGCCTCACCGGGATGCCGGGCGTGCGCTTCGCCCGGACCGCGGAGGAGCTGCTCGCCGCGAGCCGGCTCACGCTCGCGTCGCCCACGCCGCGCGCGTGGGTTCGCGAGGCCGCGGCGGCGCGCTGGGGCCTCGAGCCCTTCCTGGACGCGTACGAGCGCGCTCGCGTCGCTCCTGAAGGAATGAGTACTCGAAACCCGTGTCGAATATGGCGACTGAATAGAGCGATTGATTATTGCGACTAA
- a CDS encoding glycosyltransferase family 4 protein: protein MRILTVTHYMPPHLGGIEMVADALVRGLAARGHDTRWVASAVPARPGWDGSRLRVPAWNALEARAGLPYPLWAARGLRDLDRQVTLADVVHVHDCLYMGSAAAVASARRLGKPVLLTQHIGMVPYGPVLDRVERLAYATLGRAVLAGADKLVACAPHVPAFFAELGVARPFELIRNGIDAERFVGASRERRAALRARYDLADRAWSSSPGRLVAKKGSTRWPPSSGPSRPTRRGRSSSWPAMAPWRTCSTAPRARAGWASCRPPRCRSSTRSPT from the coding sequence ATGCGCATCCTCACCGTCACGCACTACATGCCTCCCCACCTGGGCGGCATCGAGATGGTCGCGGACGCGCTCGTCCGCGGCCTCGCGGCGCGCGGCCACGACACCCGCTGGGTCGCCTCGGCGGTGCCCGCGCGCCCAGGCTGGGACGGCTCGCGACTCCGCGTGCCCGCGTGGAACGCGCTCGAGGCGCGGGCCGGGCTGCCCTATCCGCTCTGGGCCGCCCGCGGGCTGCGCGACCTCGATAGGCAAGTCACCCTCGCCGACGTGGTGCACGTGCACGACTGCCTCTACATGGGCTCGGCCGCCGCCGTCGCCTCGGCCAGGCGCCTGGGAAAGCCGGTGTTGCTCACCCAGCACATCGGGATGGTGCCGTATGGACCGGTGCTCGATCGCGTCGAGCGGCTCGCCTACGCGACGCTCGGGCGCGCCGTGCTCGCAGGCGCCGACAAGCTCGTCGCGTGCGCCCCGCACGTGCCCGCGTTCTTCGCGGAGCTCGGCGTCGCGAGGCCGTTCGAGCTCATCCGCAACGGAATCGACGCCGAGCGCTTCGTGGGGGCGAGCCGCGAACGCCGCGCCGCCCTCCGCGCGCGCTACGACCTCGCCGACCGCGCGTGGTCCTCTTCTCCGGGGCGCCTGGTCGCGAAGAAGGGGTCGACAAGGTGGCCACCCTCCAGCGGACCCTCGCGGCCGACACGCCGGGGTCGGAGCTCTTCGTGGCCGGCGATGGCCCCCTGGCGCACCTGCTCCACGGCTCCCCGCGCACGCGCCGGCTGGGCGTCGTGTCGCCCGCCCAGATGCCGGAGCTCTACGCGCTCGCCGACCTGA
- a CDS encoding MBOAT family protein: MLFNSFLFLYFFLTVFALRWALPQRFVGPFLLAASYAFYLSWGLKYGGLILGMTLFTYVAAGRIKSAPDAATKKRRLLGTVVLLLLPLVFFKYTDFLLGTVGSKTRLEMALPLGISFFTFEMLSYVIDLYRGGPEAKSVTEFFLYIAYFPHLVAGPIVRADELLPELGREHTFDSEKVSEGAFIALFGLAKKVVIADNLGAFANAVFGAPDKQTGPYLWLGVLAYTGQIFCDFSGYTDIARGGSLMLGYELPDNFDYPYASANIAEFWRRWHMTLSRWLRDYLYISLGGNRGGALRTYRNLFLTMLLGGLWHGPRWTFVVWGGYHGALLALHKLYADRTAKVPALAALRRSLPYRAVAVAVTLLQVVVGWVFFRAETFEKAWTVLRGMALARGPVPTYATLPDDAKLTLGLLGLLVVIHVFGVHKAGLRAHRWLPAPARGLVWAALAYVCFFFATSSPLFIYFNF, translated from the coding sequence ATGCTCTTCAACAGCTTCTTGTTCCTCTACTTTTTTCTGACGGTGTTCGCCCTCCGCTGGGCGCTACCGCAGCGCTTCGTCGGGCCGTTCCTCCTCGCGGCCAGCTACGCGTTCTACCTCTCGTGGGGGCTGAAGTACGGCGGGCTCATCCTCGGGATGACCCTCTTCACGTACGTGGCCGCCGGCCGCATCAAGAGCGCGCCGGACGCCGCCACCAAGAAGCGACGCCTCCTCGGCACGGTGGTGCTGCTGCTCTTGCCGCTCGTGTTCTTCAAGTACACCGACTTCCTCCTTGGCACGGTGGGCTCGAAGACTCGCCTCGAGATGGCGCTGCCGCTCGGCATTTCGTTCTTCACGTTCGAGATGCTGAGCTACGTGATCGATCTCTATCGGGGTGGCCCAGAGGCCAAGAGCGTCACCGAGTTCTTCCTGTACATTGCCTACTTCCCGCACCTCGTGGCCGGCCCGATCGTGCGCGCGGACGAGCTCTTGCCGGAGCTCGGGCGGGAGCACACCTTCGACTCCGAGAAGGTGTCCGAGGGCGCCTTCATCGCCCTGTTCGGCCTGGCGAAGAAGGTCGTCATCGCCGACAACCTGGGCGCCTTCGCGAACGCCGTCTTCGGCGCGCCCGACAAGCAGACAGGCCCGTATCTCTGGCTGGGCGTGCTGGCCTACACAGGTCAGATCTTCTGTGATTTCTCGGGATACACCGACATCGCGCGGGGCGGGTCGCTCATGCTCGGCTACGAGCTCCCCGACAACTTCGACTACCCGTACGCGAGCGCGAACATCGCCGAGTTCTGGCGCCGCTGGCACATGACCCTCTCGCGCTGGCTTCGCGACTATCTCTACATCTCGCTCGGGGGCAATCGCGGGGGCGCGCTCCGCACCTATCGGAACCTGTTCCTCACGATGCTGCTCGGCGGCCTGTGGCACGGCCCGCGGTGGACGTTCGTGGTGTGGGGCGGCTACCACGGGGCGCTCCTCGCGCTCCACAAGCTCTACGCCGACCGCACCGCGAAGGTGCCGGCGCTCGCCGCGCTTCGCAGATCCCTGCCCTACCGGGCGGTGGCCGTCGCCGTCACACTCCTCCAGGTGGTCGTAGGGTGGGTGTTCTTTCGAGCGGAGACCTTCGAGAAGGCCTGGACCGTGCTCCGCGGGATGGCGCTCGCGCGCGGCCCGGTGCCCACCTACGCCACCCTCCCCGACGACGCGAAGCTCACGCTCGGCCTCCTCGGCCTGCTCGTGGTCATTCATGTCTTCGGGGTGCACAAGGCGGGACTCCGCGCGCACCGCTGGCTGCCCGCGCCCGCGCGCGGCCTCGTGTGGGCCGCCCTCGCCTACGTGTGCTTCTTCTTCGCCACGAGCTCGCCGCTCTTCATCTATTTCAACTTCTGA
- a CDS encoding DUF2723 domain-containing protein, protein MHDRPRPARLAAARAWARRRVGLIAVWAVAALALVDYTTRCARVITRDDPAELQVLALAGGIPHGTSYPLYVWLVRLFVKLPLGPIALRFNLFSSLCGALTLCALGALVAVVARRDGARGWFAGAFAAGVFAVGHSFTQVSIFTGMYTLHTLMAFGGSSSSRAGSWGETASARDATCRSRSAFLARCWPITS, encoded by the coding sequence GTGCACGACAGACCGCGCCCCGCGCGCCTCGCCGCGGCCAGGGCCTGGGCTCGGCGGCGCGTGGGGCTCATCGCCGTGTGGGCCGTGGCAGCCCTCGCGCTGGTCGACTACACGACGCGCTGCGCGCGGGTCATCACCCGCGACGACCCCGCCGAGCTCCAGGTGCTCGCGCTCGCCGGCGGGATCCCGCACGGCACGAGCTATCCCCTCTACGTGTGGCTCGTGCGGCTCTTCGTGAAGCTGCCGCTCGGGCCCATCGCCCTGCGCTTCAACCTGTTCTCGTCGCTGTGCGGGGCCCTCACGCTGTGCGCGCTCGGCGCGCTCGTGGCCGTCGTCGCGCGGCGCGACGGGGCGCGCGGGTGGTTCGCGGGCGCGTTCGCGGCGGGCGTGTTCGCGGTGGGTCACAGCTTCACCCAGGTGTCGATCTTCACCGGGATGTACACCCTCCACACCCTCATGGCCTTCGGGGGCTCTTCTTCTTCGCGCGCTGGATCGTGGGGCGAGACGGCCAGCGCCAGGGACGCGACGTGCAGATCGCGCTCGGCATTTTTGGCGCGATGTTGGCCAATCACGTCATGA